The region ctttgctaacttgaaaattctaagtctttctagacttaaaacattataagtcttttgtgaatagtaaagtcactcttatatatgccttatattttcgcttgAGTACTTAGTGTTCTAACTcttagaaattctagatattTCATAAGTTCCTACTAATTATACtaactcacactcttattgctctaaaattttgtgagcttaatgttttatttcacacgaatgtttgcttttaacctggcGGTATTTCACATGAATGTTTGCTTTTAACTTGGTGGTATTTTATTTCACTATGCAGTAGTTATTATATTTTGCTCGTACAGTCGTGCTGTTGGCATTtagactttacttttctttgctaacttgaaaattctaagtctttctagacttaaaacattataagtcttttgtgaatagtaaagtcactctgatatatgccttatattttcgcttgAGTACTTAGTGTTCTAACTCTTAGAAATTCTAAATATTTCATAAGTTCCTACTAATTATACTAACTCACACTCATATTGCTCTAAAATTTTGTGAGCTTAATGTTTTATTTCACACGaatgtttgcttttaacctaGCGGTATTTCACAAGAATGTTTGCTTTTAACTTGGTGGTATTTTATTTCACTATGCAGTAGTTATTATATTTTGCTCGTACAGTCGTGCTGTTGGCATTtagactttacttttctttgctaacttgaaaattctaagtctttctagacttaaaacattataagtcttttgtgaatagtaaagtcactcttatatatgccttatattttcgcttgAGTACTTAGTGTTCTAACTcttagaaattctagatattTCATAAGTTCCTACTAATTATACtaactcacactcttattgctctaaaattttgtgagcttaatgttttatttcacacgaatgtttgcttttaacctggcGGTATTTCACATGAATGTTTGCTTTTAACTTGGTGGTATTTTATTTCACTATGCAGTAGTTATTATATTTTGCTCGTACAGTCGTGCTGTTGGCATTtagactttacttttctttgctaacttgaaaattctaagtctttctagacttaaaacattataagtcttttgtgaatagtaaagtcactctgatatatgccttatattttcgcttgAGTACTTAGTGTTCTAACTcttagaaattctagatattTCATAAGTTCCTACTAATTATACtaactcacactcttattgctctaaaattttgtgagcttaatgttttatttcacacgaatgtttgcttttaacctggtGGTATTTCACCTGAATGTTTGCTTTTAACTTGGTGGTATTTTATTTCACTATGCAGTAGTTATTATATTTTGCTCGTACagtcgagctgttggcatttagactttacttttctttgctaacttgaaaattctaagtctttctagacttaaaacattataagtcttttgtgaatagtaaagtcactctgatatatgccttatattttcgcttgAGTACTTAGTGTTCTAACTcttagaaattctagatattTCATAAGTTCCTACTAATTATACtaactcacactcttattgctctaaaattttgtgagcttaatgttttatttcacacgaatgtttgcttttaacctggcGGTATTTCACATGAATGTTTGCTTTTAACTTGGTGGTATTTTATTTCACTATGCAGTAGTTATTATATTTTGCTCGTACAGTCGTGCTGTTGGCATTtagactttacttttctttgctaacttgaaaattctaagtctttctagacttaaaacattataagtcttttgtgaatagtaaagtcactctgatatatgccttatattttcgcttgAGTACTTAGTGTTCTAACTCTTAGAAATTCTAAATATTTCATAAGTTCCTACTAATTATACtaactcacactcttattgctctaaaattttgtgagcttaatgttttatttcacacgaatgtttgcttttaacctaGCGGTATTTCACAAGAATGTTTGCTTTTAACTTGGTGGTATTTTATTTCACTATGCAGTAGTTATTATATTTTGCTCGTACAGTCGTGCTGTTGGCATTtagactttacttttctttgctaacttgaaaattctaagtctttctagacttaaaacattataagtcttttgtgaatagtaaagtcactcttatatatgccttatattttcgcttgAGTACTTAGTGTTCTAACTcttagaaattctagatattTCATAAGTTCCTACTAATTATACtaactcacactcttattgctctaaaattttgtgagcttaatgttttatttcacacgaatgtttgcttttaacctggcGGTATTTCACATGAATGTTTGCTTTTAACTTGGTGGTTTTTTATTTCACTATGCAGTAGTTATTATATTTTGCTCGTACAGTCGTGCTGTTGGCATTtagactttacttttctttgctaacttgaaaattctaagtctttctagacttaaaacattataagtcttttgtgaatagtaaagtcactctgatatatgccttatattttcgcttgAGTACTTAGTGTTCTAACTcttagaaattctagatattTCATAAGTTCCTACTAATTATACtaactcacactcttattgctctaaaattttgtgagcttaatgttttatttcacacgaatgtttgcttttaacctggtGGTATTTCACATGAATGTTTGCTTTTAACTTGGTGGTATTTTATTTCACTATGCAGTAGTTATTATATTTTGCTCGGACagtcgagctgttggcatttagactttacttttctttgctaacttgaaaattctaagtctttctagacttaaaacattataagtcttttgtgaatagtaaagtcactctgatatatgccttatattttcgcttgAGTACTTAATGTTCTAactcttagaaattctagacatttcataagttcCTACTAATTATACtaactcacactcttattgctctaaaattttatgagcttaatgttttatttcacagaaatgtttgcttttaacttggtggtattttaaaagatgccaagttacttaagctttgataAACAAATTATCTTATTGGCCATTTTCGACATCAAAAACTTACAAGTCAACCTAAAAGCAAATATCTTAATTCATGTTCTCATTGCATGTGTTGAATTAATTACCAGTATACCCTAAGTTATCCCCAAATATTTATAATTGGATAGACACGTGTCAGTTGATAACACATTGTGTTGACTAAAGAAATGAGAAAGGTTGAGACCAAAAATGTTTCATGCCTGACCAAGGATGAAACATGGCCGACCAGAGGTTTGTTCACTACACCAAAATAGGACTACCACAACATTAAATTCTAACAGTAATGAAAAAGTGTTATGCTAAATGTGTTAAAATTATAAGCGGGTTCACTCAAATTTTGGGCGCCATATGTTTcctttttcatttctttttctgcCAAGTTTAAAagatttatttatcattttatttaattttctctACATACTTCATCTTCCTCTGAGACCcatctctctcggtctctcactcCCCTCCAGGAAAGATAAATCCCATTTAGAATACTTGTAAACAACGATTCAAAGAAATATGAGAAGGCTACAAAGGGACCAAGCCAAAGCAAATCTTCTCATTACGTCAACCATTGCTCCAATCTCTCTCTTCCTGGTACTTTTGACCCTTTTCTCACAAACCCATTTCTCTTCATCCTTCAGGGTCCTCATATTGAACTCTGACCATCCATTCACTCCCGTCCTATCATCAATCTCAGACGTCCACGACCTCCTCCCCAAATTTGGTCTCCCAAAGGGTCTCCTCCCCGATTTCCAATCTTACTCTCTCTCAGGTGATGATAGTTTCGAGGTCGAGCTCAGAAGCCCTTGCTATGTGTACTACGATAAGAAGATTATAGGGAAATTGAGTTATGGGTCAGTTTCTGATGTGACTGGAATTGAAGCCAAGATGCTCCTTTTGTGGGTCTCTGTGACTAAGATTCATACCGATAAGGGCTCAGATAGCATCAGATTCTATGTTGGATCTTTGTCTGAGGATCTTCCAGCCTCAAAATTTGAACATGTTCCTGACTGTAAGAGTAAGGCTTGCAAATCGACCAACCCAAAATCCATTTGAGTCTTGAGGTATATTCATtattcacacacacacatatatatactatTGCTTTCTTTTCTAATGATTTCAAGACTATTTCTCTACCAAGTTTGGTAATTTGACTGTGATGATGGGATAACTTTGTTTGATTGGTTCATATTTTGTGTTAGACATTGATTGTCGGTTTACTCAGTAATGAGATTATTTGGTTCCAATATGATAATTATAAGATTATTTCTCTACCAAGTTTAGGAATTTGATAGGGGATTATTTTATTTGGTTTGTCCAGGCACTAAGAACCCAACAGTAGCCACCCATCAATCCCTCCCTCTACACTTTTACTGTCCATCTCTTGAACGTTCCGCTCATTGGCCGTCCATTTCTCCAACACTACCCCTCTCTCAGTCTCGTCCTCTATTTCTCTGGAAACCCAGCAATGACTAACAATCTCTCCTTCCATATATTTCTTAAACCCTCTTTTTTGTTTCAGGTTATTagttttgtattaatatttttgAGTTTATTTTCAATGGTAAATGAATCTATCTTTTTCTcatttatgatttttaatttatttcatgAGAGAGTAGTATTTCTCTTCATGTATATGTATTTGTGGCCTCTTATAACCCAATATTTTTATTGAAATTGCTTCAATCTTTTAAATTTCTCTATTCGTCATATTTCAAACTTGCTAGTCAAATTATATTGAATATATAGTTGATTCTTATGAAGCTCACCATTAAGATACAATATCATACAGTATGCATAAAGAGGCattaattgtttaattgctctggtTTCTTTTCCAAACTATTGCAGTAAACAGGAATTTACTCTCCAAGATAAAGAATCCACAAAATGATACCATTGAAGTTGGGCCTAGAGATTATAAGCTGACCTTTTCGTCTACCTCAGGACAACTAAAACAGATGTACAGTTCTAAAATTGaggtaagttgtttaatttcaaaaAGTAACCATGCAAAAATTTCTTAACCCAGTAGTTACATATTATAAAATCAGGCAAGCCAACCATAAATGGGCACCAAAAATGGAATGCTAACTTAAGTTTATATGTAAATTTTACATCTGTAAGGAACTTTTTTATGTCTTTTCTCTAACTTGACAAAAAAAATTGCATGCTaaaataatgctcatttgattGTCATATATTACAAGGTTGATGTGCTAATACAACAGAGCTATCTCTGGTATGGTTCAAGCACTAGTGATTCTGATTCTCAGGTAAGCACTTCATGTGCTATGGTTGTTGAGTTATTCAAGTCCCAAATTTTTCCAAGCGATGCCTTCAGTACTTAAAATGATCTGTCTTGCAGGCTTCAGGGGCATATATTTTCTGGCCTAATGGGGCACCTCCAATTGTTGTTTCAAGATCAGTATGCACTTTCTTGCAgttcaatgtatatatatgttattatttattttctataaaaaaaattataagaccaATTTATGATAATAAGCTTTGAAAACAGCAAATTAACCAAGAGCTTCTAATGGTTTTGACTTCTGATCTATTATATAATTTAATGCATTTTATAGGTTCCACTAAAAGTCATTCGTGGAGCTTCAGTTGATGAGATTCACCAAGAGTTTAATTCATGGATCTATCAGGTTATTAGCATATTTTCGGGTTTAACATTTTAGGCCATAATGTAAGAACCAGAACTTGTTCTCTTATAATAGAATCAAACAAAAATGAAACACAATCAGATTGCAATTTTCTGGTCTTGGGAACTATCAGACCATTCACAAAATATAATTTCATTTTTAAACCTTCATTTGGTAACCATAACTTTTCGGTTTATGTCATATTAGGTTACCAGGCTTTACAAGGACAAAGAACATGCTGAAGTTGAATTCACAGTGAGTACAAACATACCAGaccaagaaaatatatataaatagatcaaacaaataatgagacaTATAGACTTAGTGTGTGTAGTTctgacaactctttattttgaaagATTGGTCCAATCCCCGTAGATGATGGTGTTGGGAAAGAGGTCATCACGTGATTGGCAACGAATATGGAAACGAACAAAGTTTTCTACACTGATTCGAATGGAAGGGATTTTCTGAAACGAGTAAGTATTTCTTATAAACATAAGTTATTGGTTTTGCTATCTTGATATATATGATCACTGACAATGGTTTCTCAGGTTCGAGATTATAGAGAAGATTGGTCTCTTTCAGTTACTCAACCTGTAACAGGAAACTATTACCCAGTAAATTTTCTTAACCACTGCTCCATATGATACTAACAAGTATTACCATTTTCTTGAAACAACAAGAACAACTACTAACTTAAATGAACTCTTATATTTCTACTAATAGTAGTAATAATCTTCTATAACCTCTGGCTTTCCACTTTCTTTAGCTTAATCTTGGAATTTTCATGGTGGATAAGAAATCTGAATTATCGGTATTAGTTGATTGTGCCACTGGGGGAGCCAGCATTGCAGATGGACAACTAGAGCTGATGCTGCACAGGTAAAAATTTCCACATATTCATATTCTCAGCAACTAAAGCTGAGGTGTTCACATTATACATATATGGATTAATTATCTATTACTTAATAACACTATTCTAATATCTCTTAGCTTTCCTTatattgtttttttcttttcctaAAAGACTTTCTTATATTCCTTATCAAGATTTTTTAATTGTTGTTACATATTTTGTTCATAGAATGCAAGGCTTTCTTTTGAGTGTGGTGTTTAATCAATTACTTGGTTATTGATTCAACAgtaacaattattttatttatgtgcTTGAATGTTGTAGAAACCTCTTACTTGATTATggattttgtgtttatttttatatttttctttccttttttgtgATGCAAACCAAGTGTGTGTGAAAATGCCTCAATGGACTAAGATTGTGAAATTTAGTGAATGATTCTTCTATAGGCTAATGTAGTTGTTGCTTATTGTTCTCTAGGCCTTTTTTTTATTTCAGTTTTAAATTTGGTAGTATATATTATGGAATGACCTAAATAGTTGATTCTTTGAAGAGGAATTTTTTagataatatttttaaacattttattCCTAAAGATGATatgaatcttaatttttattttgttgctCCTTAATGTTAAATTGAGGCACCTAGCCATTATGAAGGAAAGTATATAGAATAATTTATTGGAGTATTTCatatatatttcaaatattttaactATGCCAGTGAAGCTTAAAGAGATTGTTTGGGCTTTATATAATTTTATGCAGATAAGTATAGTCTTTTTAGGGGAATAAATGATGTGTTTAAgacatatatttttaataatgtaCAATATTGaacaatatttgattatgatgggtatatgttttgatttatttctgtattgattgatttgTGAATTAAATCTAATGAAAGAGGAGGCTAGATGAGATAGAGGCCGATGTGGAAGTGCTGATGTATTAGAAGAGTTGGGGATAGTTATCGACCTGGAACTTGAGGTTGGTGCTGTAAATTTATGTTTTAGATGAATAAGCTGGTAGATTAATAAGATGCTAAACCAATTATAAATTTGTCAATGTCTTTGTCAGCAACAGCTTCTCATCTTGTAAGAGTGTAACTGAACTAATTATCATATGGTAAATTTATCTCCTGATAACAGGGAGTTTCAAGCTATGTGAAAGAAGCAGGCATTGGATTTATGATGCCTCCAACATATCATCCAGCAATGAAGGTTGTCCGCTCAGTCGGGAAAAAGCTGAAAGTAAAAACTGTATTTAATATATTGGGTCCTATGTTAAACCCAGCAAGAGTACCATATGCTATTGTGGGGGTCTATGCAGAAGATTTGGTAAGTTTTTTGTcagatttttataattttaaactttaCTTCTACCTATTTTGTTGAATTGTGGTCTACATATGATGTTCATGGTGACTAGCAAATATGACTTGCATATCTAAGGCTTTTACAATATATATTGAAAATTTCTGGACCTTCCTTTCTATTGAAAATTGTACAATATATATTCTTTCATTTCTATTGAAACTTGTGCAtgaatatactttttttttatgtttgcaTATTTTAGGACCTTGATCAAGACTCCAAATGCAGCTCACGGATAGGGCTATGGACGGGGTTGGAGGGCTCGAGCTTTCGGAGGGCCGTGGATGGCTCGGTCTCACGAAGAGGTCATGGGTCAAAACTTGAAAAGCAGGAAAACCTCGCTGAACCCATTATTTTCATGTTGCTGGTATGTTCTATAAATTTCTGGCTGTCTTTGTTCGTGTGATGTCTAAATAAACACAAGTGTGAAAAGTACAAAGTATATTTGATTAAATATTTGCACTCTAGTCATGTTGACTGTGATATACGAAATGGGGAGTCTTATGCAGGATTAAATCAATACTTAGAGTTCTCAACTGTAACTTTAAtgaaatttatttggaaaaaaaaaagatgaattttTTAGCTGTTGTTTTCAATTTTGATCCACTTAGAGAAAACCTAAATATTGAATTCTTATAACTGTTTGTTGGAGTTTGCATATCATGTTATTACTTTGTATATgattttctctttttattaaaGTTACTCTCTTGCATCTCTTGTTTATaatcaactttttttttatatctctCCCCTTAGAACACTGggcaatatatataataattacttAGTATGCCTAGTACATTTCTTATAATCCTATTGGACATATATTTAGCCAATAATAATAGGCCTAATTAGTAActagttctttttattttttatggaaTAATTAAACCTCAAAGAAGGCCTAATATTCTTATCATCTGTCTTGTTATAAGTAGTTGTGTGTCACGATAAAACTTTGTTATTGCGCTAGTTCTTTGTCACTCACTGAATTAGCTTACATAACTAACTCTTGAACTCTCTTTAAATAATCTTCACAGTTGCTACTTTATCATTCCATTAATAGAAGATTTATTTAATTCTTCCTGCTGAAAATTACAATGTCCAAGTAGTGCTTGAACTTTGAGAGAGTTGGAGATTTTTCAGCATAAATATCTGTTGTATGAACTTACTTATGTCAATATGATCTTATGCTTTAGTGGCAGCTATGATTATGGCAGTGAAAACATTTGATAACTACTGAATTTAAATTGGATTGATTCTCATATTGAAGATTGCATTCCCCAGTTTTAACCTGTTCCTGAATTTTGGTTTTAGTCTCTCTAGCTCTTAATTTCCATCTCTCAGAACTATAGTACTAAATTTCTAATTCAAATTATTTAGAACCAGTTGTAATGATAGTAGAATTCTTCTATGGTGTATAATTTCATTAAACTTCTGTTGATGAAGAAGTTTATCAAAATTATCCACCATAGAAGTTTAGACTAttagaaaagtattataataactaatcaaataaagtCATATGAGTTTGATATGTTCTGACTTTATATGGATTTGTTCTATTTCCTTGTGGACAGCCCTTTGAGTTCCCACTCTGCAATTTAATGAAACTCCTATGCAAAATTCATCTTTTCTTCAATTCAGTTGTTCTTTTGACAGATTTTCACTTAattaatattgtaaatttttctttttctccaCATTTAGTGCCACATCAGGGGGTATTCTATACAGAGCTGTTGAAGAAGAGGATAAGAAACATGGAGATATTCTAAGACTGGTaaattttattcttcttctaCATTGTACCCTTGGTGCAAAACATTGTCAATTcagtttggtatttttttttcaataactcATAAAGGCAAATATTTACAATGTTGTGAGCAGGACCATTTCAGCTCAAGATCTGTCCCATTTTTcaggtttgtattttttttctacatttttatttctgctctctttgtctctctcaGCTCCCTCTCTCACTCATCTCTTTTTTGCATTTCTTAAATATTTCTACCAGCAAGTTTCAGAATAATACTTAGGGGGGAAGTTGTGGAACATCAAAATATCGCTAATGATCTCAAATTTCCACAATTTATTGTGTATAAACCTCAGAATGAAAGAGCTGTTGAGGTTTGTTATATTGTGTTGTTTCAGTTGTCTTCATCATGTTTCAATGATTTCCAAGATGCTATTAGTTCATAATTTCTGTTGGTACTTGCAGCTCTTTGGTTTAACTTGAACTTCTTTCTCTCATTATTCACGGTCAAATTATAAAAAACTATTGGGTTTCTTAACAACTTCTTTCTGTTGGTACTTGATGCAAAGGTTTTTGATCCTTCTTACCCAAAAATCTCTGACTGAGTTGATGGGAAAGTCTTCTATTTTGCTTATCAATGGAAGCTTGCAAAGGAGAATCCATGGACTAGTGGGTGGCTTCTTTAAATCTCCACAGCTCAAGGCTCAAATCACCAGAGACATGTACAAGTATGTCCAAGAATCTATGAAAAATTGGAGCCATGGCCGATCCATCTACATTTAGGATGAAACCAAAAATGTAAGCTTTCTTTCTCACACATCTTGATCTTGGGGAATGAGTTGTGAGGATATTCTTTAATATTTGAAGTttagaaaggaaaaataaaaaataaagactaTTACTTGGTTCATCTGAGTTTAGTTTTTTTGGGAAGAGTTTAAAGTAGACACAGCAAAAAACAAAAGATGCCTTCTATCTTTAAAGTTTAAACCTTTGGCCTTTTTTGTGTGGTTAAGATATTTTTAGGGGGTGATTTATTTAtattcataaatatttatttgtttggGGGGATAAAGAATATGTCTGTGAAACAGTGAAAGTAATAATTATTGATTTTTGAAATACCCCATCTCAGGCTTCTACTCAGGTTTGAAAATGATTTGCTAAATAGAAAAGGTGAACCAGTTGTTATGGGGTTCAAAATAAGTTTGTTTGAATAATTGTCTTTCAAAACAGATTCACAATTATTATGTTTAATGGTACTTTTTAAAAGTTAATAACACATATAAGACTAAACCCCCTTTTGGTCTCTCTCTCAGATTGCATTTCAAGTACTAGTTAAGGAATTGATTAATTTGGATCGTGGTGAGGAAATGGAGTCTCTAAGAAAACAATTTCAAGAATTTATGGCAGGCCTCATGTCATTACCAATAAACATTCTGGGAACTAGGCTTCACAGATCATTACAGGTAAGTTAGTTATTATTAATCTATTAACTCAAGATGTAACTTTGGTTATGGTATTTATTTTTCTTGAATAACTTTTATTCGAGTCCCAATTGTGCCTTGTTGATATTTAAATTTGGTTatggtatttatttttattcacaataGATGTCTGTGCATATGATTGGAGCAGAAAAAACAGGGTAcatttgttgtttagtttgtgtaGATAACCAACCTTAATGCAATTATAGTGTCTCAAATTACTTGGGATTGCAATATGCATGAATATAACAGCAGTCTGAAATCACATTCCCCGTAAAACCAACCATCTAGGGGACTCAGGAACAAAATGTAGACCAACCAGTAAGACAATGCATGGAACTAGTCCttcagataaaaaaataaaaaaaaactcagaaGTCAGTCCCTTAAATTCTTGTATTGAACTCAAGTGCAATACCAATCTTTCAAAATCCTGATATTTCTATGCAATTTATGGTATTGAACTTGGTTTGGTCACATTTTTAGTCTTACTAAACCATTTTCTCTAGTTCAGACATGATATGGACTAGTCCTTTATGAATGATGAATGGACATTTGACCATATGGTCCCCATGCATTTTTCTGTTGAAATATGTTTTACTGTACATTGGCTTTAAGGTCTGATAACTATTTTTTGCACTTTGGAATTGGCACAAATGGGAATCTTCAATTTGTTGTgttttgattatttaaaaatttgccaagagtttcttttcttgataggcttgtttgatttttctataaattttttggtttaccttgttctttctattgatattttttttctttatgctcTAGGCGGTGTGTTTTGCTTTAATGGGCATTGGCAGCCCATTTCATGCTAAAAAAGCTGCTGTGAGTGGGTAATTGGAGAGTCGAGTGTGTAAATATTGTTCTTTTCCTGTGTACTGTGTTATGTTTGGGGTCATTTGGGACATGTTACTTTCTGATTCTTTTGAGATCTGCATGTAAAATCCTCAACTTATCTATTTGCATACATTTGTTGAAAACATCAGGTTCTGGCCTTCGGGTACTGTGTGACTTCAGGCCATCAACTACAGAGGTTAACATAACAATAAAGCTTTTACTTGTGTTGCTTTTCTCGACAATGGAGTTTTGTTGTCTCAGTTCACGTTTTGGTGGCATGATAGACATGGAATCTGTCGAGGATGTGGCTAATATTTCTAATGTGTCTGGGATTACTACCCATTCTTTGCAACTGTACAGTCATTGCTGACCATTGGACCGTCTCCCTGCAACTGTACAGTCATTGCA is a window of Humulus lupulus chromosome 4, drHumLupu1.1, whole genome shotgun sequence DNA encoding:
- the LOC133829246 gene encoding uncharacterized protein LOC133829246 — its product is MRRLQRDQAKANLLITSTIAPISLFLVLLTLFSQTHFSSSFRVLILNSDHPFTPVLSSISDVHDLLPKFGLPKGLLPDFQSYSLSGDDSFEVELRSPCYVYYDKKIIGKLSYGSVSDVTGIEAKMLLLWVSVTKIHTDKGSDSIRFYVGSLSEDLPASKFEHVPDCKSKACKSTNPKSI